In Chitinophaga sp. HK235, a single window of DNA contains:
- a CDS encoding DUF1338 domain-containing protein, giving the protein MLQEVLNGLMSRYQERVPDVSAVIAAMIRDGLIEKADDIENDHIAFRTMGVPQLGVQSLEKIFLHYGYTKMEHYYFASKKLDAWWYAPPSPRYPRIFISELRVKDLSQQAQDIITSYTNEVTVDPVTQLNLDDSKAVDTFLHSGLWRTPILADFQALAAESEYAAWVIYNRYYLNHFTVSVHNLPPGYNTIAEFNSFLEKNSFVLNDAGGKIKTSPDGNLLQSATVAGMIEATFAGGETTKIAGSYVEFAERRVLQQFATLSAAEIRREHRREGFEAGNADKIFESTYSAQTKKSS; this is encoded by the coding sequence ATGTTACAAGAAGTATTAAACGGCCTGATGAGCCGTTACCAGGAGCGGGTACCAGACGTGTCAGCAGTAATTGCTGCCATGATCCGGGACGGATTAATCGAAAAAGCGGACGATATCGAAAACGACCATATCGCTTTCCGTACTATGGGAGTACCACAACTCGGGGTACAGTCGCTGGAGAAAATCTTTCTCCATTACGGCTATACGAAAATGGAACATTACTATTTTGCGTCCAAGAAGCTGGATGCCTGGTGGTATGCACCACCATCACCCAGGTATCCGCGCATCTTTATCAGCGAGCTGCGGGTAAAAGACCTGAGCCAGCAGGCACAGGACATCATTACCAGTTATACCAACGAAGTAACGGTAGATCCGGTAACCCAGCTCAATCTGGATGACAGCAAAGCAGTAGACACCTTCCTGCACAGTGGGCTCTGGCGTACCCCTATCCTGGCCGACTTCCAGGCACTGGCTGCTGAAAGCGAATATGCCGCCTGGGTGATCTATAATCGCTATTACCTGAACCATTTTACGGTAAGTGTACATAACCTGCCTCCCGGATATAATACTATAGCAGAGTTTAACAGCTTCCTCGAAAAGAACAGCTTTGTCCTCAATGATGCCGGCGGCAAGATTAAAACCAGCCCCGACGGTAATCTGTTGCAAAGCGCCACAGTGGCGGGCATGATAGAAGCCACCTTTGCAGGCGGGGAAACCACCAAAATTGCCGGTTCTTATGTAGAATTTGCAGAGAGAAGGGTTTTACAGCAGTTTGCCACCCTGTCTGCTGCGGAAATCCGCCGGGAACACCGCCGGGAAGGCTTTGAAGCTGGCAATGCAGACAAGATCTTTGAAAGCACCTACTCGGCTCAAACAAAAAAAAGTTCCTAA
- a CDS encoding saccharopine dehydrogenase family protein has product MKRVMIIGAGKIGETAAFLLQQSGDYQVTLADSNQALLDKCTDSNIHKAKLDVNDAAALETALEAQDIVLSACPFFLNVKIAAAAAKANTHYFDLTEDVATTNAIRDIAQNAKVSFMPQCGLAPGFISIAAYDIAKQFDTLDSVRLRVGALPQFPTNSLMYNLTWSTDGLINEYCNPCDAIYEGERKQVMPMEGYERFALDGVEYEAFNTSGGLSALAEILDGKVYNLDYKTVRYPGHCHLMKILLSELKLNKKREMLKEIMEDSIPFTQQDVVLVFVSVSGTINGRSVQRSYSRKIYNQEVGGQDFTAIQLTTAGAACAVIDLHAKGLLPANGFVKQEDVNFKDLINNRFAQFYN; this is encoded by the coding sequence ATGAAACGTGTAATGATCATCGGCGCCGGCAAGATCGGCGAAACAGCAGCATTCCTGTTACAACAATCCGGCGACTACCAGGTAACACTGGCAGACAGCAACCAGGCCCTGCTCGACAAATGTACTGACAGCAACATCCACAAGGCCAAACTGGATGTGAATGATGCTGCCGCCCTGGAAACAGCTCTGGAAGCTCAGGACATCGTTCTGAGCGCCTGCCCGTTTTTCCTGAACGTAAAAATCGCGGCCGCCGCTGCCAAAGCCAATACCCACTACTTCGACCTGACCGAAGATGTGGCCACCACCAACGCTATCCGTGACATCGCACAGAACGCGAAAGTGAGCTTTATGCCACAATGTGGACTGGCACCGGGTTTCATCAGTATCGCTGCTTATGATATCGCTAAGCAGTTTGATACCCTCGACTCCGTAAGACTGCGCGTAGGTGCGCTGCCTCAGTTCCCTACCAACAGCCTGATGTACAACCTCACCTGGAGCACCGACGGACTGATCAACGAATACTGCAATCCCTGTGATGCCATCTACGAAGGAGAACGAAAGCAGGTAATGCCTATGGAAGGCTACGAACGTTTTGCCCTCGACGGCGTGGAATACGAAGCCTTCAACACCTCCGGCGGACTCTCTGCCCTGGCGGAAATACTGGATGGAAAAGTATATAATCTGGATTATAAAACTGTCAGATATCCCGGCCATTGCCACCTGATGAAAATATTGCTCAGCGAGCTCAAACTGAATAAAAAACGGGAAATGCTGAAGGAGATTATGGAAGATAGTATACCTTTCACGCAGCAGGACGTAGTGCTGGTGTTTGTGTCTGTGTCCGGTACCATCAACGGCCGCTCGGTACAACGCTCATATTCGCGTAAGATATACAACCAGGAAGTTGGCGGACAGGACTTTACTGCTATTCAGCTCACCACCGCCGGTGCTGCCTGTGCAGTCATAGACCTGCATGCAAAAGGATTGTTGCCTGCCAACGGATTTGTAAAACAGGAAGATGTGAATTTCAAGGACCTGATCAATAACAGGTTTGCACAATTTTATAATTAG